The DNA window GCTGCATAGGCAATCGCATCATCTATTCCGCCATATTGGTCGACCAGCCCGATCTGGCGCGCAGTGCCGCCATCCCAGACGCGGCCCTGACCGATTGCATCGACTTGTGCCAGCGTGAGATTGCGCGATTTGGACACGCGTGAAATGAAGTCACGATAGCCGTCTTCGATGGAGGCCTGAAGGATCGAATCCACTTCGGGAGTAAAGCCCGAAATCAGATCGGGCTGACCGGAAAGCGGCGTGGTTTGCACACCATCACCATTTACGCCCCATTCCGTGGCGGCGCGCTCGAATGTCGGAATAACCGCGAAAATGCCGATTGATCCGGTGATTGTCTCTGGCTCCGCAAAGATCCGGTCGGCAGGCGTTGAAACCCAATAGCCGCCGCTGGCCGCGACATTGGCCATCGAAACGATAATGGGTATCTCCATGGCCTTGTGCCGCAGGATCGCCAGCCGGATTTCTTCCGATGCCATCACCGAACCGCCAGGCGAATCCACCCTGACAACCAGTGCTTTCAAATCGTCATCCAGAGCATCGTCCAACAGCGCTGCAATCCGGTCACCCCCAGCGGTGCCAGGGCCAGCTTCGCCATCGACAATTTCGCCAGCAATCGTGACAACGCCAATCGCGTCACCCGGCGTTTCCACCGCATTATCGGCCAACCATGCACCAAGCTCCGTCTTGGCATAGGCGCCGGGAGCTTCATCGAATTTATCTTCGCCTGCCAATTCGGCTACGCGCTCACCAAATTCTACGCGGTTGCCGATTTTATCAACCAATCCGGCAGCCAAGGCTGCGCTCGCAAGGTCACCCTGCGATTCAGCAACCCATTCGGCAGGGGTCTTGGTGACTTTGTCCAATTGCAATTGCGGACGGGCTTTCTTGACCTTGGCCTGCCATTCTTCCCACAGCGAGCCATAAAGCGCGGCATAATTCTCACGCGCTTCGGGCGACATATCGCCGCGAAGATAGGGCTCGACCGCCGATTTATAGGTGCCAACCTTGTAGACACGCGCGTTGATGTTCAGATTTTCGAGCAACTTGCCATAATACAGCCGTGACCCGCCCGGGCCGGCGATGACCGCGCCGCCCAACGGGTCAACCCACACTTCGCTGGCATGGGCAGCCAGCATCATTGCATCATCGCTATACCCGATTGCATAGGTCAGCACGGGCTTGTCCGCTTCGCGAACGCGGGCAAGCGCCTCGGCGACTTCCTGCATATGGACATGACCGCCGCCGACGAAGCTGGTTAGATCAAGCACAACTGCCTTGATCCGCTCGTCACTAGCTGCCTGATCAAGCGCGTGAACCAGATCGCGCGACTGGAATTCGCCAACCGGCGCTTGGCCAGAAAGCAACGCCTGAAACGGGTCGATCGCCGATTTTTCTTCGACAACAACGCCATCAAGATCAAGCAACAACGCGCCTTCGGTGACTTGGGCTGGGCTGGGGCGGGCAGTCAGTACCGCGAACAGCAAGGAGAAAAACAGCAGCAGAAAGAGCAGGCTGAGCCCGTCCTTTATTCCAACCAGTAATCGCCAGACTTTGCCTGCAAATGCCATCAATCATGCCTCAAATTTGATACTTTAGGTGGTAGGTAGGGGCACTTGGCCGTTCAATCCAGCCGAATCCACTTGAGCGACACACTATGCTCGACTAAGGGCTTGGCTTTAATGACATCGACGAAAAATACACAGGCGCCGCAGGCCCCTAAGCCAGCAGGACTCGTGCGGGAATATCCGGCGGGATCGCAGGCCTTTCCGCATCGCGATCTGCTCGGCATTGGCCGGCTCCAGCGGCACGAAATTCTCTATATGTTGGACGAGGCCGAACAATGGGTCGCGCTCAATCGCCAATCTGCGAAACACAGCGACGCGCTGGCCGGGCTGACAATCATCAATGCATTTTTCGAAAACAGCACGCGCACGCTGTTGAGTTTTGAGATTGCCGGGAAACGGCTGGGCGCTGACGTGGTCAATATGCACGCGGCGCAATCTTCGGTGAAGAAGGGCGAAACGCTGATTGATACCGCGATTACGCTCAACGCGATGCGCGCCGATGCGATTGTCATCCGCCACGGTTCGAGCGGGGCGGTGGAGCTGATTGCGAGTAAGGTCGATTGTCCCGTGCTGAATGCGGGTGACGGCCAGCATGAACACCCGACACAGGCGCTGCTCGATGCGCTGGCTTTGCGCCATTCCTTACGCGAACGCGGGCACAATGCGGATGATTTTACCGGACTGACGGT is part of the Pontixanthobacter gangjinensis genome and encodes:
- the sppA gene encoding signal peptide peptidase SppA, which codes for MAFAGKVWRLLVGIKDGLSLLFLLLFFSLLFAVLTARPSPAQVTEGALLLDLDGVVVEEKSAIDPFQALLSGQAPVGEFQSRDLVHALDQAASDERIKAVVLDLTSFVGGGHVHMQEVAEALARVREADKPVLTYAIGYSDDAMMLAAHASEVWVDPLGGAVIAGPGGSRLYYGKLLENLNINARVYKVGTYKSAVEPYLRGDMSPEARENYAALYGSLWEEWQAKVKKARPQLQLDKVTKTPAEWVAESQGDLASAALAAGLVDKIGNRVEFGERVAELAGEDKFDEAPGAYAKTELGAWLADNAVETPGDAIGVVTIAGEIVDGEAGPGTAGGDRIAALLDDALDDDLKALVVRVDSPGGSVMASEEIRLAILRHKAMEIPIIVSMANVAASGGYWVSTPADRIFAEPETITGSIGIFAVIPTFERAATEWGVNGDGVQTTPLSGQPDLISGFTPEVDSILQASIEDGYRDFISRVSKSRNLTLAQVDAIGQGRVWDGGTARQIGLVDQYGGIDDAIAYAAKQAKLADGEWHVQHLGNAPGGYDSLLRNMMSSETRSAKRGDLFAMVSGRQQALLGQVQSDLDRLLAVRGMQAYCLECPISPNARTETAPPAGWLARMFASFAG
- a CDS encoding aspartate carbamoyltransferase catalytic subunit; this translates as MTSTKNTQAPQAPKPAGLVREYPAGSQAFPHRDLLGIGRLQRHEILYMLDEAEQWVALNRQSAKHSDALAGLTIINAFFENSTRTLLSFEIAGKRLGADVVNMHAAQSSVKKGETLIDTAITLNAMRADAIVIRHGSSGAVELIASKVDCPVLNAGDGQHEHPTQALLDALALRHSLRERGHNADDFTGLTVTICGDILHSRVARSNILCLTALGANVRLCAPPALMPDEVEAMGAQPFHNFDKALDGSDVVMMLRLQTERMEGQFIPSAREYHHLFGLTMERLKRAAPDALVMHPGPMNRGVEIDSEVADLLDRSIITRQVEMGVAIRMAALDVLTRKRRGVEGWADADLNAGAQWA